The Vicia villosa cultivar HV-30 ecotype Madison, WI unplaced genomic scaffold, Vvil1.0 ctg.000114F_1_1, whole genome shotgun sequence DNA window ggttaacctctccactatgtgtccaaaacattagatccacgtccacatcgtctttcacgcggtcccaataatacatgtaggtgccttctggattattatccgtcaacgtaatgtatggacaacggtaatctatctgtttaacttttctggtcggaccatctagttgacgaaacccggtgttgatggctctaacaattctctggaaattccaatgggggttaaggcagacacgcatgtgactaccttcctcaaaaaaaacgacagcccaaactgagttcattttcagtgtttgcagtaagaatgaagaaagagttggtacttcaactccacacacacacacacacctttatttaTAATCGGTGAAACACCTTTATTTTGCTAatttttaataacttaaatactaatttttaataacttaaatactGATTGGAAACGTTGTAAtcttaaaaaaacatttcattaatatatgctcAGATGCATTTAATTGGACGGTACAGAAGTAGCTGAAATAATAAAGAAACTGTAACgtctaggatattacaacggttaggacaatgtcttctctgtcctccatcattcgagtgcattgaatgtcgtcctccattgtctcccaccaacgctgtctttcaagaaaaacacctccccttgttctaagtctcttgatagatctgatttgttcgcctggactcCACTCTCCCTCCAAAAACCTGAGAAGAGTTCTCTTAAGCTGATCCATGGAATGAATGTTCCAAAACattacctgcatgggaggtttgacggcagagaaaataACGTAACCGTTCCTTCGGACAATGGGAGGTTGATAGTCCAAACGCCTTACAGGTGGCGGAGGATCAGTAGTCCGGTGCGTGccatctggccttattcgagatctcattttttcgTGTCTGTACTGatgcacacaagaaaccctaatttatagagggacaattagggtttcatttacaagggaaaaacataaacaataattttgTAGAATAAAATTCAGGGCCCCACGTGGTCCCCATCTGTTTTCTGTCCTTCGCATGCGTCCGAAACGAGTTCCTGTACACTAGCATGCGCCTGTAATgattcctgaaacgattcctgatagattcctgcaacgattccccctatcttcatgcatgcagccctatctcttgtggcatgcattagtcatgtcaaagttactatcttcTGCAGAATTATTGCCTCATTCATTGCATGCATGactcttgtgtaagaggtggggacgagaagctcttgtggcatgcattagtcatgtcaaagttactatcttcTGCAGAATTATTGCCTCATTCATTGCATGCATGactcttgtgtaagaggtggggacgagaatctcttgtggcatgcattagtcatgtcaaagttactatcttgtgcagaattattgcttcatttcttgcatgcatgactcttgtgtaagaggtggggacgagaatctCTTGTGGCATCCACCTCGCAGTTCAaagttcgtgttcatatgaatggtgagacataccactgcgacacaaacggttttctatttagaaacacaaactcaacacgttttgctctaaatagacaatcagatttctcttatctaaaaaggaaaatcgaatccaaaataagagaacCAGTGTCTCAGATATTTTACCGACAACCCCTTCTTCAACCTAACAACTCAGTCATGTTTTGTCAATCAGAGATAACAACTGACTTAGAGGTCCAAAACATGCTCCTCACCCATGAgtattttggttatgattatctggaactgtacgtagtggttgaacaaaatgctccttcgcaaaatattcagtcacaagttattgatcctgttgttgatgacgaacaacaacccgagcatgtcattgacgaagaaactgatatagaagatgttgttgacgagttggtgaatcgtgaatccgaagatgaaggtgacgaagaagttccagtaccggatccagtaccggatacacatgcatattcacctccagcacatttcacaacgcttaatttaggagaggacgagccatcgtccgatatgttctacaatccatacatgaggtcaagcgaggagttgaaagagggtgacacgtttcgttcgaaggatgattgtctgttggctataaaaaattggcacttagcaaattgtgttgattttaaagccgatcgatcaaatccagagagagtcactattgcatgcaaaaacccggaatgtggatacatgctgaaggcatcattcagaaagaagtttaacgcgtgggtgatacgttcgatatctcaagcccacacctgcgtcaccactaacatggcgcaagatcatcgaaaactcagtcatgacatgatatgccataccatcattcctctggtcgaaactgacccatccctgaaggtgaagacaattatttctcattgcgtttctgtgttcaaatacagaccttcgtacagaaaggcttggttggcgaaacagaaagcaattgaaagagtctacggcaactgggaggaatcgtaccaacaacttcctcgctacctggctgcactgcaattgtattcacctgggactgttactatattggagacactgccggcacagtcccaggacggaacccctctcgaaggtaatggaatcttccatagactattctgggcgtttcaaccatgcatcgtcggttttggtttttgcaagccgattattcaaattgatggaacgtggctgtatgggaaatacaagggaactttgttgatggcggtcgcgcaggatggaaatagcaacatttttccaatagcatttgctttggtagaaggcgaaacagctgctgcttggggtttctttctgaagaatctccgagctagagtcgctccacaacctaatctttgtttgatttctgacaggcacgcttctattgaaagcgcatacaacaatccggtaaatggttggcacaaccctccgtctaagcatgtctactgtattaggcacatagcacagaattttatgagagagatcaaggataaatttttgaagaaccacttggtgaacgcggggtatgccttaaaccaacctggatttcaatactaccgccgagaaatagcgttgacaaatccagatgcagggaggtggattgacagcattgatagagcaagatggactaggtcatacgacgatggggctaggtggggccacatgactacaaatcttgtggaatcaatgaacggggttttcaaaggcatacgaaacctacctgtaactgccattgttagtgctacgtattttcggatggcaactttgttcgccacacgaggcaagaggtggaattcagtgttacaaacacaacaggtatatagtgacgtctgcatgaaatatatacaacaggaatctgccaagggtaacactcatcgggtgaccgagttcgaccgtcatggccacaccttcagtgtaaaggaaacaattgaccacaatcagggacttccacgacaacagtatcgcgtcaatatcccagatcgttggtgcgactgtggccaatttcaagcatttcgcatgccttgctcccatgtccttgcagcatgttcacatactcactttgatgcattatctttggtatcagaaatttacaaggtttcaacgttgctcaacgtatacgacaattacttcccggtggtagcaatggaagcatattggcctgtgtacgagggggaaacagtttggcataacgatttaatgcgtcggaataaaagcggtcgaccaaacagcaggcgtattagaaccgagatggacgtaactgaaaaaatgcagaggaagtgtagtatatgtcgtgaggtaggacataataggaccaaatgtcccaatcgtggatctagttcCACAACATAGTTATTAGTTTCCTTGATGTAtgtaatttactttttcaatgaaatgaactttttttttttaaattttatgggttacaacacaaaaaaaaatactaaataaaaaaaagttcatgGTACATATTGAATGAAATTACCAAATATTACCATGGAGAACATATTTGGAACCAACAAAATTTACAAAGATTTAAGAGAAAATAGTACCGAAAACATTAATTTTGAAACTAAAAAATTACCTAAAATATAATAccataaaaaaattaagaggaaataatgaaaaaaattacattaatattgaaaacaaattaagaggaaataatgaaaaaaattacattaatattgaaagaAATAATTATGAGGAAACAATGaataaaattaagaggaaataattaaaaaaattaggtgGAAATAATGAAACTAagattgaaaaatattgaaaattactacaaaaaattattacaaaattgtagttattaaaaaaaaaatactgaaaaaatttaagtgaaattaatgttaaagaaaaaaaaattgcaaaaaaaaaaagaaaaaaaaaaatagagggggggtgttgtcgccagggggggtggcgacaacacctaaaattaacacatgggcgccaggcccactggcgactgCATTGCAGGcccagtgttgtcgccaccccccctggcgacaacgtgtgttTTTTAAGCAAAAAATgacatttgtgtaatttttttgaaatcttggttatttatgaaatttttttttaaaaaatggttattcaaaaaaaaaattcgcaAATTTATAGTATGATTTatgcaatttaaaaaatatttacttcAGATTTAAATAGCAGATATATAGTATATCAATTGTTAGGATATTTAATACTACTAAGATGCAAGATTTATAATATATCAATTGATAGGCTATTTAAAAAAGAGATTAATTAGAATATACCGTGTAAAACAAATTTATACTATCATCTAATTACAATCTAATTACAATGAAGCATTTTAACACATTAAAAgagaattatgaaaaaaaaatattaaaataatttaaaataatttatttatttttatttttaattatatactcATGTGTCAAAATTATTGATACTAATTGGATgtcaatgtaaaattattttatatcaatTGATAgtgtatttaaatttttattttagtcatttatctttctttattcattttaaattttattttttaaaatattgaacattaatatttatattattcatccacaaaaggaaaaaattatagaaaaagttAACGATAAAGTAATATAAAAGTAAAAAGTTATTGATTGAAATATTAATACAATTATCTGATATGAATTTATCAGATAATTTAAAAAGAAACTCATGGCATTCAGGTGCAGATTTTGGGTTGAGATGAGACGTCTCTCTCTTATGATTCTGGAGCGTTAGTCCTATTGGTGTTCTCAACTTTTTCGGACTCCCAAGAGTGATATCAGAGTTGCGGTTCGGCTTGCTGGGAGAGCGGGAGCTGGATCCGAAGTAGGATCCTATTATAGAATGTGGAGAACTCACACTTATAGGGGAGAATGTTGAGTGCAAGTGTGAGTGATTAAAGTCTCATATTACCTATGAATGGGTGTAATGTtgaatttataagagagatgatcCATTTACCTAACACCTTAAGGTTTTTGGTTGAGATGTGGCGTCTCCCTCTCTTGTGGTCCTGGAGCATTAGTCTCGTTGGTGCTCTCGACTTTCTCAGACTCCCTAAAAGTAGTATCAGAGCCGTGGTTCGGCTTGGTGGGGGAGCGGGAGCTGAATCCGGTGTAAGATCCTGTTATAGGATGTGAGGGACTAACACTTGTGGGGGAGAGTGTTGAGTGCAAGTGTGAGTGATTAAAGTTCCACATTGTCTCTGAATGAGTgtaatgttggatttataagagagcggacccatttacctaacaccttaggctatgtttgggagtttggaggaaaaggaaggggagggctttgaaaaataggaaagaTTGGGagaaaagaatagaaagattAGTTTGGAGGTTTTTTGAGGATTTGATTTTCTTCGTAACACCAAAATCCCTCTAATttgggggaactcaaaatttgtattaaaagAAAGTTTTGGAGAGCTTAGACaaaatgttcaaatataattGTTGTTGCTATAGTATTTCAAAAAGTAAATATACATTAACgataaacattattttatcattctaaacaaattttttttcaaaaagtgttaAAATTTtctctatatttaaaaaaaaaaaaatcgaagCCCTCCCTTcctctcccctccaaactcccaaacatagccttaaggttttgggttgagATTTGGCGTTTCCCTCTCTTGTGATCCTGGAACATTAGTCCCGTTGGTGCTCTCGGCTTCCACAGACTCCCCAATTGGTATCAGAATCGTGGTTTGACTTGGTGGGAGAGCGAGAACTGGATCCGGTGTAGGATCCTGTTATAGGATGTGGAAGAATCACACTTGTGTGGAAGAATGTTCGGTGTAGGATCCTGTTATAGGATATGGGGGACTCACACTTGTGGGGGAGAATGTTCGGTGTAGGATCCTGTTATAGGATTTGGGAGAATGTTCGGTGTAGGATCCTGTTATAGGATCCTGTTATAGGATTTGTGAGTGATTAAAGTCCCATAATGCCTATGAATGAGTGCAATGTTGAATTTATAAGAGATATGACACATGTACctaacaccttaaggttttgCGTTGAGAAGTGGCGTCTCCCTCTCTTGTGATCCTCGAGCATTAGTCTCGTTGGTACTCTCGACTTTCTCGAACTCCCCAAGAGTGGACCTAAGTGATAGTGTGTCTTCCACAAAGGTGTATTGCTCAAAAGGAATATCCCTTAAAGAAGTAAGAATACTCATCGCTCGACCCTCGTGCTAACAAAATTAAGATCCAAAATTAAcactttttattaatatatatatatatatatatatatatatatatatatatatatatatatatatatatatatatatatatatatatatatatatatatatatatatatatatatatatatatatatatatatatatatatatatatatatatatatatatggagcatataaagtgagagcatttttaaatgagagatgagaggaataaatatcaaccattaaattcatcaagagagaatgttaatacattaatgtggctattaatgcATATTGGTACTAATCTTTGTACATTAGCTGGTGGAACAAAATCGATAACATGTTTACCTAATTTTTTTAatagcaaaaagatcaaaatacATTAACATTAAAGAACAAGAGTACGATATAAATAAGGAACACTATAATTACtcaaaatcaaaccaaaacaAACTAAAATGAATCAAACCAAAACAAACTAAAAAGAAAGGACGGTGGTTGATCATACATTATACCCTAATTTGGTTAGAATCTTTTTACAAAAATTGAAATTAGATACATGATTAGCGTCACATATTGAAACAAACACTAAGATCACAATGTTTTATTGAGAATTTTTGTTTAGCTATACGTCCAAGTCCAACCTTCTATCctattaaacttgaaaatttcttAAAAACATGCATGCTTCCATCTCTACAAATTTCATTACGCAAATCCATCATAACCTTAGCACAAGAACTTAAATTCTCTTCGGAGTATCCACAACACACCTTCAACTCATTACTCCACAGAGGATATCTTCCAATAACATTTCTCGCACAATACACCGCAGAAGCAACAATTACAGAAGGCTTATAATCACACACAATTTGATAATGCGTCAAACTCAGCTCAGAGAAGAAAAGCACCATGTTTTCCATGATCTTGTCTTTATCAGATAAAAGACATGTTCTTAGGTTTATACCAAGAAACATATAACATGTTGGAACCGTTAAAATCCAGCCGAGCTCTTTTAATATAAGATTCTCCATTTCACATATTTCATCCAGAGTAAAAGAGTATTCTACTAGGTCGCTAACACCAATCTCACTTCTTTGTTCATATTTAGAAGCTAACAACAATGACGTGATACCAATGAGTTTAAATTCATTCATGGTTGAcacttcaaaattattttttgagAGAAACCGATCAAGGATGTTGACACTAAGATATAGGGTTTCCGACACGAGTTCCAAATCATAATGTAAGTATATCAACCAATCTACCACATTCCTTCTCATCTCACTATCAACTTTGTACCCTTTTGAGTTGGGAATAATTTGACACTCTTCTTGGTGATAGAATTGGTAGAGATCATCATCGTAATCACTCAATTTGTCTTCAATGTGGATAGAGTTTTTTGTATCATGATCCCTTGAATCTTCGTTAACAATTTCAGAGTTGCGGTGAAAACAAAGTATCTTCATCACTGAAATAGAGCAAGAAAAGTGTTAATAAAGTAAAGAATGAGAAAGAGTGAATTATGGTTCGGTATATATGCATAGATCATCATCGTTTCCACTTAATTAGCAAAAATATTAGATTCTAAATCAATTCCGTTGAGATATTTTTGCTAACCCTTTCTATCTTATATTATTTGTGGTAATTTGAAATCTTTTATAAAAAGATTTGCGCAGTTAATATCTCAACAGTTATACAAAGATATGCAAACCAGTTtagatattaattatttatttatttatttcaaagatACTCCTATATTCTATCCCTTTAATAATTATGatgtttaaaatgttttctaaatCAATTCCGTTGAGATATTTTTGCTAAGCcttctattttatattatttatggtAACTAGAAATCTTTTAAAGAAAGATTTGCGCAATTAATATCTTAACGGTTACAAAAAAATGTGGTAACCAATTTAGATATTaagttttgatttatttatttataaaatatagggTGAAGGAAAAAATAGTCCATATTTAATCCCTTGTAATATTTAACCAAGCCCTGTTAgtctttatattaatatttttttaaatcgaTTTTTTTTTCTACTTATAAAGTATAACTGAATTGCGTGTATTATTTTTAGacgaatttattatttttatttttaactaattttttatttatatatatatatatatatatatatatatatatatatatatatatatatatatatatatatatatatatatatatatatatatatatatatatatatatatatatataggagggatattcttactcctcatgaccattgatttttttcaatctaatggttaaaattaataagtaattaaatgtggagagagaaaaataatactcattaactttaactattagattgaaaagaattaatggtcatgatgaggagtaagtcttgataacttactcttggagtaagaatatccctccttatatatatatatatatatatatatatatatatatatatatatatatatatatatatatatatatatatatatatatatatatatatatatatatatatatatataattcgtaAAACTAATTTTCTAATGAATGGTTTATTAAATGTTATGCATTATCCTTGTAGTAAATCCATCAACCATCTATTTGTAATATTATACATGTAATTATAATTAAAGTCAAATTTCTCTAACAAATTAATGGTTGTAAATAACTTACAGCGTAAAATATCTATAGTTCCATTGacaatgaattttaattaaattcttttcttattttaaatttgaaGAGTTgtgatctcttctcacaattttACACTTAAAATTTATGATGTGCCACTTTTTAAATAATCTGTCCCTTAGACTTAGTACAAATTATAGTATAGAAATCTTTGgcaagatttatttcaaagattcATAAATGATTCACatcaataaaaatatcaaaatttagtttttgggtatttttttttataaaaaaatatttaacctaAAGAATTGAGACTATTAATAtgggaaaatttctttacccacctccctatggggggtcaccccagcgaaattcccaaactacccctgcttcggaaatgaacttccgaagcgcttttttttaaaaaaaaattcccttgattcggaagttcatctccgaaaacacctcatggggggtgc harbors:
- the LOC131624393 gene encoding G2/mitotic-specific cyclin S13-7-like, whose protein sequence is MKILCFHRNSEIVNEDSRDHDTKNSIHIEDKLSDYDDDLYQFYHQEECQIIPNSKGYKVDSEMRRNVVDWLIYLHYDLELVSETLYLSVNILDRFLSKNNFEVSTMNEFKLIGITSLLLASKYEQRSEIGVSDLVEYSFTLDEICEMENLILKELGWILTVPTCYMFLGINLRTCLLSDKDKIMENMVLFFSELSLTHYQIVCDYKPSVIVASAVYCARNVIGRYPLWSNELKVCCGYSEENLSSCAKVMMDLRNEICRDGSMHVFKKFSSLIG